From one Streptomyces sp. NBC_01478 genomic stretch:
- a CDS encoding putative baseplate assembly protein translates to MALPTPNLDDRQFQQFVDDAKRFIQQRAPEWTDHNVSDPGITLVEAVAYMTDQLVYRLNRVPDKNYLSFLDLLGVTLFPPSAARADVTFWLSAAQTEPVRLPTGTEVATQRTETQEAVVFTTERDLTVPPCSLRRVLRQENKGSPQDRTSAVLGTTDVPAFAAKPQPGDVLLFGLSAAVPDCAVVLALDSRVDGVGVDPRQPPLAWEARTAAGWEPCDVDEDTTGGLNRAGEVILHVPGGHTLSQLGQHEAGWLRCRVLEPARNQPFYAATPTIRSAAAYTIGGTVRAVHAVEVRDERLGESSGAPGQRMRLGQAPIVADDPPLEVEVAEGGDGGWQTWRIVSDFAASGAADRHLTVDATTGEITFGPSVRQPDGSLRQFGAVPAKGAVVRAARYRAGGGRGGNVSRGRLQVLRSSIPYIARVENREAARGGIDGETVEEAKVRAPIALRAQERAVTSRDYEELARQAAPETARIMCLGAESDTDGEGAVRVLVVPRAVSDPGGRLRFEQLVPEDELLARVTRHLDERRPLGTRLAVGPPYYQGVSVTATLHAYRSVSAQEVRAAALDSLYAYLDPLSGGAEGSGWPFGRPLRAGEIFAALQRVPGVELVDEVELCPADPLTGRRGEPTDRIELTGSALLFPYDHRVRVIGDR, encoded by the coding sequence ATGGCCCTGCCCACCCCCAACCTCGACGACCGGCAGTTCCAGCAGTTCGTCGACGACGCCAAGCGCTTCATCCAGCAGCGCGCCCCGGAGTGGACCGACCACAACGTCTCCGACCCCGGCATCACCCTCGTCGAGGCCGTCGCCTACATGACCGACCAGCTCGTCTACCGCCTCAACCGGGTCCCGGACAAGAACTATCTGTCCTTCCTGGACCTGTTGGGCGTGACGCTCTTCCCGCCGTCGGCGGCCCGCGCCGACGTCACCTTCTGGCTGTCGGCCGCCCAGACCGAACCGGTACGGCTGCCCACCGGGACCGAGGTGGCCACCCAGCGCACCGAGACCCAGGAAGCGGTCGTCTTCACCACCGAACGGGACCTGACCGTGCCACCGTGCTCGCTCCGGCGCGTACTGCGGCAGGAGAACAAGGGGAGCCCCCAGGACCGTACGAGTGCTGTTCTGGGAACCACCGACGTGCCGGCCTTCGCCGCGAAACCGCAGCCCGGGGACGTGCTGCTGTTCGGCCTGTCCGCCGCCGTCCCCGACTGCGCGGTGGTGCTCGCCCTGGACAGCCGTGTCGACGGCGTCGGAGTGGACCCCCGCCAGCCGCCGCTCGCCTGGGAAGCGCGGACGGCGGCGGGATGGGAGCCGTGCGACGTGGACGAGGACACGACCGGGGGTCTCAACCGGGCCGGTGAGGTGATCCTGCACGTGCCGGGCGGGCACACACTCTCCCAACTCGGCCAGCACGAGGCGGGCTGGCTGCGCTGCCGGGTCCTGGAGCCCGCCCGCAACCAGCCTTTCTACGCAGCCACCCCCACCATCCGGTCCGCCGCCGCCTACACCATCGGGGGCACCGTCCGCGCCGTGCACGCGGTCGAGGTTCGCGACGAGCGGCTGGGGGAGTCGTCCGGAGCTCCCGGGCAGCGGATGCGGCTCGGGCAGGCGCCGATCGTGGCGGACGACCCGCCGCTGGAGGTCGAGGTGGCGGAGGGCGGCGACGGCGGCTGGCAGACGTGGCGGATCGTCTCCGACTTCGCGGCCTCCGGAGCGGCCGACCGGCATCTGACGGTCGACGCGACGACCGGCGAGATCACCTTCGGACCGTCCGTACGCCAACCGGACGGCAGCCTGCGGCAGTTCGGGGCGGTACCCGCCAAAGGCGCCGTGGTGCGGGCCGCGCGCTACCGGGCCGGGGGCGGTCGCGGCGGCAACGTCTCACGCGGTCGGCTCCAGGTGCTGCGCAGCTCCATCCCGTACATCGCCCGGGTCGAGAACCGGGAGGCCGCCCGCGGCGGGATCGACGGCGAGACCGTCGAGGAGGCCAAGGTCCGCGCGCCCATCGCGCTGCGGGCCCAGGAGCGGGCGGTGACCTCGCGGGACTACGAGGAACTGGCCCGGCAGGCGGCGCCCGAGACCGCGCGGATCATGTGCCTGGGGGCGGAGTCGGACACGGACGGGGAAGGGGCCGTACGGGTTCTCGTCGTGCCCCGGGCCGTGTCCGATCCCGGCGGCCGGCTCCGCTTCGAGCAACTCGTCCCGGAGGACGAGCTGTTGGCGCGCGTGACGCGCCATCTGGACGAGCGCCGCCCGCTCGGGACGCGACTGGCCGTCGGCCCGCCCTACTACCAGGGTGTCTCGGTCACGGCGACACTGCACGCCTACCGGAGCGTCTCCGCACAGGAGGTGCGGGCCGCCGCGCTCGACTCCCTGTACGCCTATCTGGATCCGCTGAGCGGTGGGGCGGAGGGGAGCGGGTGGCCGTTCGGCCGGCCGCTGCGGGCGGGGGAGATCTTCGCCGCGCTGCAGCGCGTGCCGGGCGTGGAATTGGTGGACGAGGTCGAGCTGTGCCCCGCCGACCCGCTGACGGGGCGCCGCGGTGAGCCGACGGACCGCATCGAACTGACCGGCTCTGCCCTGCTGTTCCCGTACGACCACCGTGTCCGAGTGATCGGGGACCGATGA
- a CDS encoding phage tail protein, with protein MNSLVVSPCPLRDQLPGVYAEDGFAGTFADGLDTMQAPVLNALDCLDAYFRPGLAPVHFLDWIGGWVGAELDGLATESARREAVGTAMALHRRRGTAYGLAAAIRLAFGITPEITESGGAAWSSRPRGPFPGDPRPGLRVVVRVPDPAAFDTRRLETLVAAARPAHLPFTVEVLAERTDKR; from the coding sequence ATGAACTCCCTTGTTGTCTCCCCCTGCCCGCTGCGGGACCAACTGCCGGGTGTGTACGCGGAGGACGGCTTCGCCGGGACATTCGCGGACGGGCTGGACACGATGCAGGCACCGGTGCTGAACGCTCTGGACTGCCTGGACGCGTACTTCCGCCCCGGACTCGCGCCCGTCCACTTCCTGGACTGGATCGGGGGCTGGGTCGGAGCCGAACTGGACGGCCTGGCAACGGAGTCCGCCCGGCGGGAAGCCGTCGGAACGGCGATGGCACTGCACCGGCGCCGCGGGACGGCGTACGGGCTGGCGGCCGCGATCCGACTGGCCTTCGGCATCACACCCGAGATCACCGAAAGCGGCGGCGCGGCCTGGTCGTCCCGGCCGCGTGGCCCGTTCCCGGGCGATCCGCGCCCGGGCCTGCGGGTGGTCGTGCGGGTCCCCGACCCGGCGGCCTTCGACACCCGCCGCCTGGAAACCCTGGTCGCCGCGGCCCGCCCGGCGCATCTGCCCTTCACCGTCGAGGTGCTGGCTGAGAGGACTGACAAGAGATGA
- a CDS encoding NADase-type glycan-binding domain-containing protein, which yields MPVPGTEAAAPDVPAVLPGRPQPARPTARAVTAEEENGITCWRCGVRNRPDRTFCRNDGALLDRGGQQVPTAARRWGERFAGWRPRVPWKRVLAIVGVAAVLVGAAFLTPAVIRAIRDHFTDPTPLPPAAVSASNSDAAHPAQSAFDGVSNSWWGPGFSGDSAGQYLQANYSQPVDLEKIMITPGVSSRSEDLDVQARPESFDLLITDASGRTSLTRHQLADGGPQLVDATMDDAVQVDVILRGAYGTASDKQVAVAEVEMFGRTAS from the coding sequence GTGCCCGTGCCCGGGACGGAGGCCGCTGCCCCGGACGTCCCCGCCGTACTGCCCGGCCGCCCCCAGCCCGCACGGCCGACTGCGCGCGCCGTGACGGCGGAGGAGGAGAACGGCATCACCTGCTGGCGGTGCGGAGTACGGAACCGCCCGGACCGTACGTTCTGCCGGAACGACGGCGCCCTACTGGACCGCGGCGGACAGCAGGTACCCACGGCGGCCCGTCGGTGGGGCGAGCGTTTCGCGGGATGGCGGCCCCGCGTGCCGTGGAAGCGGGTCCTGGCCATCGTGGGCGTCGCTGCCGTGCTGGTGGGCGCGGCGTTTCTGACCCCCGCTGTGATCCGCGCGATACGCGACCACTTCACCGACCCCACTCCGCTCCCGCCCGCCGCTGTGAGTGCGTCGAACTCCGACGCCGCGCACCCCGCGCAGTCCGCTTTCGACGGGGTCAGCAATAGCTGGTGGGGACCCGGATTCTCCGGCGACTCCGCGGGACAGTACCTCCAGGCGAACTACAGTCAGCCGGTCGATCTGGAGAAGATCATGATCACGCCCGGTGTCTCGTCACGCTCCGAAGATCTTGACGTTCAAGCCCGCCCTGAGAGCTTCGACCTGCTCATCACCGATGCCTCGGGCCGCACTTCACTGACGCGTCACCAACTCGCGGACGGTGGCCCCCAGCTTGTCGACGCCACGATGGATGACGCCGTACAGGTCGACGTGATCCTGCGCGGCGCGTACGGAACGGCCTCGGACAAGCAGGTGGCGGTCGCCGAGGTGGAGATGTTCGGCCGCACGGCGAGCTGA
- a CDS encoding alpha/beta fold hydrolase, with protein MAVSNVVLVHGAFADGSCWNRVIPLLAGRGLNPIAVQNPLSSLADDVAAAHRVIDQQDGPVLLVGHSWGGAVITEAGNHPKVAGLAYIAAGAPDSGQSFAGWWADYEPAPGAAEIKPYGDGYVALSREGVLKDFVQDLDEADAELVYATQGPLATRCFGDTISTAAWRSKPSWYIVAEDDRTIPPAVERDSAVRLGATTLSLDSGHVPMLSQPERVADFVAQAAAELKSR; from the coding sequence ATGGCTGTAAGCAACGTCGTTCTGGTACACGGAGCGTTCGCCGACGGATCGTGCTGGAACCGTGTCATCCCGCTGCTCGCCGGCAGGGGACTGAACCCGATCGCCGTGCAGAACCCTCTGAGCTCGCTGGCCGACGACGTGGCCGCGGCGCACCGGGTGATCGATCAGCAGGACGGTCCGGTGCTGCTCGTCGGCCACTCCTGGGGAGGCGCCGTGATCACGGAGGCGGGGAACCATCCGAAGGTCGCCGGTCTGGCGTACATCGCCGCAGGCGCCCCTGACTCGGGCCAGTCCTTCGCCGGATGGTGGGCCGACTACGAGCCTGCTCCGGGTGCGGCGGAGATCAAGCCGTACGGCGACGGCTATGTCGCGCTGAGCCGGGAAGGAGTTCTCAAGGACTTCGTGCAGGATCTCGACGAGGCCGATGCGGAATTGGTGTACGCCACCCAGGGCCCGCTGGCCACGCGGTGCTTCGGGGACACGATTTCGACCGCTGCCTGGCGGTCGAAGCCCTCGTGGTACATCGTCGCGGAGGACGACCGCACCATCCCGCCGGCTGTCGAACGTGATTCGGCCGTGAGGCTCGGCGCCACGACACTCAGCCTCGACTCGGGGCACGTTCCGATGCTCTCCCAGCCCGAGAGGGTCGCGGACTTCGTGGCGCAGGCCGCGGCCGAGCTCAAGAGTCGGTAG
- a CDS encoding tyrosine-type recombinase/integrase, whose protein sequence is MTPEKRERTALYGTGKRYRVKGIPGVQDRSFETSEDAKQRLATAKTDTRPGEFVDPRDGEISLADYIVDHGWPSRTDEPSTAGPMHSRIWSHIIPILGDLSLRDIDASALRSFKAALLARVEDTTADVIWGHLSSILNSAVDDRRLLRNPIKVHRSVKPPRRTEKKAKAWARSIVDAVRSHLQERYRFAVDLGLGLGLRQGEAFGLAEDDFDLEAGVVHVRRQLRSDIQGRPHFCLPKGGKTRTVPLPPNLAARAHDHLRRFPSTPCTLPWRNPEPPANALETKQRKPITVQLVLTTSHRNRIYYRTWNDKSWKSALAGAGLIQAVGERVRRDGGRIRRSPIYAAPREDMFHVLRHTCAGVQLEAGESVVSLSVWLGHASPKITLDHYAHFMPGAGRRGLTAMNSWLEQSQPPIVPEKSLLTGWIKKLTPNPQVKELIASGTTMNVKYKETARGARGEHHRMLRGWDLSSGFSSLGAVRGSPAYPAENPWKSPGTGVKVPEKPPGSPFG, encoded by the coding sequence GTGACGCCGGAAAAAAGGGAGCGGACCGCTCTCTACGGCACGGGAAAACGCTACCGGGTCAAGGGGATTCCCGGGGTCCAGGACCGCTCGTTCGAGACGAGCGAGGACGCCAAACAGCGGCTCGCCACGGCGAAGACCGACACGAGGCCCGGTGAGTTCGTCGACCCTCGCGACGGCGAGATCTCCCTCGCCGACTACATAGTCGACCATGGGTGGCCGAGTCGGACTGACGAGCCATCGACCGCGGGTCCGATGCACAGCCGGATCTGGAGTCACATCATTCCGATCCTGGGCGACCTCTCCCTCCGGGACATCGACGCCTCGGCCTTGCGCTCATTCAAGGCAGCGCTGCTCGCCCGGGTCGAGGACACGACGGCCGATGTGATCTGGGGCCACCTGTCGTCCATCCTCAACAGCGCGGTCGACGACCGGCGACTGTTGCGGAACCCCATCAAGGTCCACCGAAGCGTCAAGCCGCCACGGCGCACGGAGAAGAAGGCCAAAGCCTGGGCTCGATCCATCGTCGACGCGGTCCGCTCCCACCTTCAAGAGCGCTACAGGTTCGCGGTCGACCTCGGGCTTGGGCTCGGCCTGCGCCAGGGAGAAGCCTTCGGCCTGGCTGAAGACGACTTCGACTTGGAAGCGGGCGTCGTACACGTCCGGCGCCAGCTCAGGTCGGACATCCAGGGACGGCCGCACTTCTGCCTCCCCAAGGGCGGCAAGACGCGCACGGTACCGCTGCCTCCCAACCTCGCCGCCCGAGCGCACGACCACCTCCGACGTTTCCCGTCCACCCCCTGCACGTTGCCGTGGCGGAACCCGGAGCCCCCTGCCAACGCCCTGGAGACAAAACAACGCAAGCCGATCACCGTGCAGTTGGTGCTCACGACCTCGCACCGCAACCGGATCTACTACCGGACGTGGAACGACAAGAGCTGGAAATCCGCGCTGGCAGGAGCTGGTCTCATCCAGGCCGTCGGCGAGAGGGTCCGCCGGGACGGCGGCCGGATCCGGCGGAGTCCGATCTACGCAGCGCCGCGCGAGGACATGTTCCATGTCCTTCGGCACACCTGTGCCGGTGTGCAGTTGGAGGCCGGCGAGTCGGTCGTGAGCCTGTCCGTGTGGCTCGGGCACGCCTCACCGAAGATCACGCTCGACCACTACGCTCACTTCATGCCGGGTGCCGGTCGACGCGGGCTGACGGCCATGAACTCGTGGCTGGAGCAGTCCCAGCCGCCCATTGTCCCTGAGAAGTCCCTACTGACCGGATGGATCAAGAAGCTGACCCCGAACCCACAGGTCAAAGAACTGATCGCATCCGGGACCACCATGAACGTGAAGTACAAGGAGACCGCGCGCGGGGCCCGCGGTGAACATCATCGAATGCTGAGGGGATGGGATCTGAGCAGCGGGTTCTCGTCTCTCGGTGCTGTCAGGGGCTCCCCTGCTTACCCGGCGGAAAATCCCTGGAAATCCCCTGGGACAGGCGTGAAAGTCCCCGAAAAGCCCCCAGGAAGTCCCTTTGGCTGA
- a CDS encoding DUF4142 domain-containing protein — MGGALAATLGSLLYPAMLGVQKVGSAPERVIATPATGPLTEADRDFVVEVRAAGLWEYPVGQTALRKGTTMAVKTAGEHLIEGHASLDAACRNVAGQLDITLPDQPSPQQQGFVAKLNADSGKQFDTDMTTIVRAEDGRLLSTIASVRTTTRNSLVRALADQANGTVLDHITVLEKTGLVDFGQVLVQETTTPTLPAQDLTPPPPIAGQPQVVLTPPTTRTLSPSPSAG; from the coding sequence CTGGGTGGTGCGCTTGCTGCCACCCTCGGGTCACTTCTCTATCCCGCCATGCTCGGAGTCCAGAAGGTCGGCAGCGCGCCCGAACGGGTCATCGCCACCCCGGCGACCGGACCACTCACGGAGGCCGACCGGGACTTCGTGGTCGAGGTGCGCGCCGCCGGGCTGTGGGAGTACCCCGTCGGTCAGACGGCCTTACGGAAAGGTACGACGATGGCGGTCAAGACCGCCGGGGAGCACCTGATCGAAGGGCATGCCTCCCTGGACGCCGCATGCCGCAATGTCGCCGGGCAGTTGGACATCACGCTGCCCGACCAGCCGTCGCCACAACAGCAGGGCTTCGTGGCCAAGTTGAACGCGGACAGCGGCAAACAGTTCGACACCGACATGACCACCATTGTGCGCGCGGAAGACGGCCGGCTCCTCTCCACGATCGCGAGCGTCCGCACCACCACGAGGAACTCGCTGGTCCGCGCCCTGGCCGACCAGGCCAACGGCACCGTCCTGGACCACATCACGGTCCTGGAGAAGACCGGCCTGGTCGACTTCGGCCAGGTCCTCGTCCAGGAGACCACCACGCCCACGCTCCCGGCCCAGGATCTGACCCCGCCGCCCCCGATCGCGGGCCAGCCCCAGGTCGTCCTCACCCCGCCGACGACCAGAACGCTCTCGCCGAGTCCCTCGGCGGGGTGA
- a CDS encoding zinc ribbon domain-containing protein YjdM, translating to MIENLPPCPKCSCEYTYEMNALVVCPECGHEWVPTEGGSDSGAPAMGVPPAEGWGRVVKDAVGNVLQDGDSVVVVKALKVKGSPSGIKAGTKVRGIRLVDGVDGHDIDCKVDGFGAMQLKSSVVKKG from the coding sequence ATGATCGAGAATCTTCCTCCCTGTCCGAAGTGCTCGTGCGAGTACACCTACGAGATGAACGCCCTGGTGGTGTGCCCGGAGTGCGGCCACGAGTGGGTGCCCACCGAGGGCGGCTCGGACTCCGGCGCTCCCGCGATGGGGGTCCCCCCGGCCGAAGGCTGGGGGAGGGTGGTCAAGGATGCCGTCGGCAATGTGTTGCAGGACGGTGACTCCGTGGTCGTGGTGAAGGCGCTCAAGGTCAAGGGGAGTCCCTCGGGAATCAAGGCCGGTACGAAGGTGCGCGGTATCCGGCTGGTCGACGGGGTCGACGGCCATGACATCGACTGCAAGGTCGACGGTTTCGGGGCGATGCAGCTCAAGTCGAGCGTGGTCAAGAAGGGCTGA
- a CDS encoding ArsR/SmtB family transcription factor, producing the protein MSVPLYQAKAEFFRMLGHPVRIRVLELLQDGPLPVRDLLAAIEVEPSGLSQQLAVLRRSGIVTSTREGATVVYELAGGDVADLMAAARRILTEMLSGRNELLAELREAQVAAR; encoded by the coding sequence GTGTCCGTTCCGCTGTACCAGGCCAAGGCCGAGTTCTTCCGGATGCTGGGACATCCCGTACGGATCCGGGTGCTGGAGTTGCTGCAGGACGGGCCGCTGCCCGTGCGAGACCTGCTGGCCGCGATCGAGGTGGAGCCCTCCGGCCTCTCCCAGCAGTTGGCCGTGTTGCGTCGTTCCGGGATCGTCACCTCGACGCGGGAGGGGGCCACGGTTGTCTACGAGCTGGCCGGCGGAGACGTCGCCGACCTCATGGCGGCCGCGCGCAGGATCCTGACCGAGATGCTCTCCGGCCGGAACGAACTGCTCGCCGAACTCCGGGAAGCCCAGGTCGCCGCGCGATGA
- a CDS encoding SulP family inorganic anion transporter has protein sequence MTSALTRIRDRIVELLPGRNDWAETRRAPRRDLLAGLTVAVVALPLALGFGVSSGLGAEAGLATAVIAGALAAVFGGSNLQVSGPTGAMTVVLVPIVAAHGPSGVLTVGLMAGVILVALALLRAGKYMQYVPAPVVEGFTLGIACVIGLQQVPNALGVPKPEGERVLVVTWRALEEFAKDPNWTAVAFAASVAGVMLIGARLRPTVPFSILAVIAATVVAQAAGLDAATPIGDLPSGLPAPSLSFLDLGSLGSLLAPAVAVAALAALESLLSASVADGMTVGQRHDPDRELFGQGLANIAAPLFGGVPATGAIARTAVNVRTGAGSRLAALTHAAVLAVIVFAAAPLVSKIPLAALAGVLLATAIRMVEVGSLRAMAKATRADALILVLTAVATLALDLVYAVVLGLMVASALALRAVAKQARLDQVPLDRGDHSAEEHALLAEHIVAYRIDGPLFFAAAHRFLLELTEVADVRVVILRMSRVTTIDATGALVLKDAVEKLHRRGIAVMTSGIRPGQRQVLDSVGALELLRLDGHEYATTPEAIQGARTRLECAGVMPPPPAQSPRPRTEEGEETVR, from the coding sequence ATGACGTCCGCTCTCACCCGGATCCGAGACCGGATCGTCGAGCTGCTTCCCGGCCGGAACGATTGGGCGGAGACGCGCCGGGCCCCGCGCCGCGATCTCCTGGCCGGCCTCACGGTGGCGGTCGTCGCGTTGCCGCTCGCGCTCGGGTTCGGTGTCTCCTCCGGGCTGGGCGCGGAGGCGGGGCTGGCGACCGCGGTCATCGCCGGTGCGCTGGCGGCGGTGTTCGGCGGTTCGAATCTGCAGGTGTCCGGGCCGACGGGCGCGATGACCGTGGTGCTGGTGCCGATCGTCGCCGCGCACGGACCGTCCGGAGTGCTCACGGTGGGGCTGATGGCGGGCGTGATCCTCGTCGCGCTCGCCCTGTTGCGGGCCGGCAAGTACATGCAGTACGTGCCCGCGCCGGTCGTGGAGGGCTTCACCCTCGGCATCGCCTGCGTGATCGGCCTGCAGCAGGTCCCCAACGCCCTGGGGGTGCCCAAGCCGGAGGGCGAGCGGGTACTCGTCGTGACCTGGCGCGCGCTGGAGGAGTTCGCGAAGGATCCGAACTGGACCGCCGTCGCCTTCGCGGCGTCGGTCGCCGGCGTGATGCTGATCGGCGCCCGGCTGCGACCCACCGTCCCGTTCTCCATCCTCGCGGTGATCGCGGCCACCGTCGTGGCGCAGGCCGCGGGCCTGGACGCCGCCACCCCGATCGGCGATCTGCCCTCCGGGCTCCCGGCACCTTCACTGTCCTTCCTCGACCTCGGCTCGCTGGGTTCCCTGCTCGCTCCGGCGGTGGCGGTCGCGGCGCTGGCGGCTTTGGAGTCACTGCTGTCGGCGTCGGTCGCCGACGGCATGACGGTAGGTCAGCGACACGATCCGGACCGGGAATTGTTCGGCCAGGGTCTGGCCAACATCGCCGCCCCGCTGTTCGGCGGGGTGCCGGCGACCGGCGCGATCGCGCGTACGGCCGTCAACGTCCGTACCGGCGCCGGGTCCCGGCTGGCGGCCCTCACCCACGCCGCGGTCCTCGCGGTGATCGTGTTCGCGGCCGCGCCCCTCGTCTCGAAGATCCCGCTCGCCGCGCTGGCCGGTGTGCTGCTGGCCACCGCGATCCGCATGGTCGAGGTCGGCTCGCTGCGCGCGATGGCGAAGGCCACCCGCGCCGACGCGCTGATCCTGGTGCTGACCGCCGTCGCGACCCTCGCTCTGGATCTTGTGTACGCGGTGGTGCTCGGCCTGATGGTCGCGAGCGCGCTCGCCCTGCGGGCCGTGGCCAAACAGGCCCGCCTGGACCAGGTGCCGCTCGACCGGGGCGACCACAGCGCCGAGGAGCACGCACTGCTGGCCGAGCACATCGTCGCCTACCGCATCGACGGTCCGCTGTTCTTCGCCGCCGCCCACCGCTTCCTCCTCGAACTGACCGAGGTCGCCGACGTACGCGTCGTCATCCTGCGCATGTCCCGCGTGACCACCATCGACGCCACCGGCGCCCTCGTCCTCAAGGACGCGGTCGAAAAGCTCCACCGGCGCGGCATCGCCGTCATGACCTCCGGCATACGCCCCGGCCAGCGCCAGGTCCTGGATTCCGTCGGCGCGCTGGAACTGCTGCGCCTGGACGGACACGAGTACGCCACCACGCCCGAGGCGATCCAGGGTGCCCGCACCCGTCTGGAGTGCGCCGGCGTCATGCCGCCGCCCCCTGCCCAGTCGCCCCGGCCCCGCACCGAGGAAGGAGAGGAAACCGTCCGATGA
- a CDS encoding pyridoxamine 5'-phosphate oxidase family protein: protein MSTVSAALRMVEVSGAEALWLLEGSTLGRLVYTQREATVVRPGRHTREYGRLVVRAPAQAAAIPLTATYQVDEVRAATATGWTVTVAGPAEVITDPNEAALPHSVKGMGGAPIRRTLTGWTYGPHDTIVRIHPRTVSGFRLVRGTAS from the coding sequence ATGAGCACTGTGTCCGCAGCCCTGCGCATGGTCGAGGTATCCGGTGCCGAAGCCCTGTGGTTGTTGGAGGGCAGCACCCTGGGGCGGTTGGTGTACACGCAACGGGAGGCGACCGTCGTCCGGCCCGGCCGGCACACCCGGGAGTACGGCCGCCTGGTGGTGCGTGCTCCGGCGCAGGCGGCAGCCATCCCGCTGACCGCGACGTACCAGGTGGACGAGGTACGTGCCGCGACCGCCACCGGCTGGACGGTGACCGTGGCCGGGCCCGCCGAGGTGATCACCGATCCGAACGAGGCCGCCCTCCCCCATAGCGTGAAGGGCATGGGAGGTGCCCCCATCCGCCGTACGCTCACCGGCTGGACGTACGGCCCCCATGACACGATCGTCCGTATCCATCCCCGGACTGTCTCCGGCTTCCGGCTGGTCCGCGGGACGGCGAGCTGA
- a CDS encoding ATP-binding protein, producing MAARLEALPHRHVLTLPTEPSAVRLSRQTAERALTEWGISLRHPAVDPALLILGELVTNSVRHAAVLSPQMTVIYAAGADCLAFAVHDRHPYQPPLYASLTDAGTGGLATVMELTLGLSGTAVVRGDADGKGKSIWITLPLRALPL from the coding sequence ATGGCCGCGCGGCTCGAAGCCCTGCCCCACCGGCACGTGCTCACCCTGCCCACCGAGCCGTCCGCCGTCCGGCTGTCCCGGCAGACCGCCGAGCGGGCGCTGACCGAGTGGGGGATCAGCCTGCGCCACCCCGCGGTCGACCCGGCCCTGCTGATACTCGGCGAGCTGGTCACCAACAGCGTCCGGCACGCCGCCGTGCTCTCTCCACAGATGACGGTGATCTACGCGGCGGGCGCGGACTGCCTGGCCTTCGCCGTGCACGACCGCCATCCCTACCAGCCGCCGCTGTACGCGTCGCTCACCGACGCGGGGACGGGCGGGCTGGCCACCGTCATGGAACTCACCCTCGGCCTGTCCGGCACCGCCGTTGTCAGGGGCGATGCCGACGGCAAGGGCAAGAGCATCTGGATCACCCTCCCCCTCCGAGCTCTCCCACTCTGA
- a CDS encoding STAS domain-containing protein, whose product MTIEWRYTVEQELGVLSVSGYLGPDAVRRFEGAVGWAVGRGTGPVVVDLTGLRAWSAEGQMAITEAARRLAAAGRSLELAAIPADGSLVPGGDCLSIPVHADLAGALAAHSTRHGKPPRGRHEWRTTGWPSGDDAGE is encoded by the coding sequence ATGACCATCGAGTGGCGCTACACCGTCGAGCAGGAACTCGGCGTCCTGTCCGTCTCCGGATATCTGGGCCCGGACGCCGTTCGCCGCTTCGAGGGGGCCGTCGGCTGGGCGGTGGGACGCGGGACCGGCCCGGTCGTCGTCGACCTGACGGGATTGCGTGCCTGGTCGGCCGAGGGACAGATGGCGATCACCGAGGCCGCGCGGCGTCTCGCCGCGGCGGGCCGCAGTCTGGAACTGGCCGCGATCCCCGCCGACGGCTCCCTCGTCCCCGGCGGGGACTGCCTGTCCATCCCCGTGCACGCCGATCTGGCCGGCGCGCTCGCCGCGCACAGCACACGGCACGGCAAGCCGCCCAGGGGCCGCCACGAGTGGCGGACGACGGGCTGGCCGAGCGGAGACGATGCCGGCGAATGA